One segment of Sesamum indicum cultivar Zhongzhi No. 13 linkage group LG4, S_indicum_v1.0, whole genome shotgun sequence DNA contains the following:
- the LOC105160689 gene encoding late embryogenesis abundant protein At1g64065-like, whose amino-acid sequence MAENQESGAAAQQSRELRRKKRNKCLLYIFLFIVFQTAIILLFALTIMRIRAPKFRVSAASFDTFEYSSAASNPSFNIRMTAQVSVKNTNFGQFKYEDTNVAFYYNGAVVGSAFIPGSSAKARSTKRLITVVELSSAGLQNGAQLGSDLSSGVLTVNSGGRLSGKVELLKVLKRKKSAEMNCIIAINLAQRIVGDLRCN is encoded by the coding sequence ATGGCTGAGAACCAAGAATCCGGCGCCGCCGCCCAGCAGTCCAGAGAACTCCGCCGGAAAAAACGCAATAAATGCTTACTCTACATCTTCCTCTTCATCGTCTTCCAAACCGCAATCATACTTCTCTTCGCCCTCACCATCATGAGGATCAGGGCCCCCAAGTTCCGAGTCAGCGCCGCCTCGTTCGACACCTTCGAGTACTCTTCCGCCGCCTCCAATCCGTCGTTCAACATACGGATGACCGCCCAGGTCAGCGTAAAAAACACGAATTTCGGGCAGTTCAAATACGAGGACACCAACGTCGCGTTCTACTACAACGGAGCGGTGGTGGGGTCGGCTTTCATCCCCGGTTCGAGTGCCAAAGCGCGGTCGACGAAGAGGTTGATCACGGTGGTGGAGTTGTCGTCGGCAGGGTTGCAGAACGGGGCGCAGCTGGGGAGCGACTTGAGCTCGGGGGTTTTGACGGTGAACAGTGGGGGTAGATTGAGTGGGAAGGTGGAGCTGTTGAAGGTGCTGAAGAGGAAGAAGTCTGCGGAGATGAATTGCATCATTGCGATCAATTTGGCACAGAGAATTGTTGGAGATTTGAGATGCAACTAG
- the LOC105160690 gene encoding uncharacterized protein LOC105160690, whose protein sequence is MAEKQPQLAYPVAPAANGYTRSDAEAGAAAHDAREQRKKKRTKCLLYIVLFAIFQAGVIAIFAVTIMKVRTPRFRVRSATFENFNVGNPASPAFSARMNAELGVKNANFGRYKYRNTTVVFFYRGTPVGQAILRNSRVNWRATKKIDVAVDLSLGNAAANSQLGSDLSAGIVPITSQARMTGRVELVFVMKKNKATEMNCNMEIVTATQQLRNIVCK, encoded by the coding sequence ATGGCTGAGAAGCAACCTCAATTAGCATACCCCGTGGCTCCCGCCGCCAATGGCTACACCCGAAGCGACGCTGAGGCCGGCGCCGCAGCCCACGACGCCAGAGAGCAGCGCAAGAAGAAGCGCACAAAATGCTTGCTCTACATCGTCCTCTTCGCCATCTTCCAAGCCGGTGTCATAGCCATATTCGCGGTAACCATTATGAAAGTCAGAACCCCAAGGTTCCGCGTCCGCTCAGCCACGTTCGAGAACTTCAACGTCGGCAACCCGGCCAGTCCCGCTTTCAGCGCCAGGATGAACGCCGAGCTCGGAGTCAAGAACGCCAACTTCGGCCGCTACAAGTACCGGAACACCACCGTTGTATTCTTTTACAGGGGCACGCCGGTGGGCCAGGCTATTCTGCGGAATTCTCGCGTGAACTGGAGAGCGACGAAGAAAATCGATGTGGCGGTGGATCTGAGTTTGGGAAACGCGGCGGCGAACTCTCAGCTGGGCAGCGATTTGAGCGCGGGGATTGTGCCGATCACGAGCCAGGCTAGAATGACGGGGAGAGTGGAGTTGGTATTCGTgatgaagaagaacaaagcgACGGAGATGAACTGTAATATGGAAATTGTGACGGCTACGCAGCAACTTAGGAATATTGTCtgcaaatga
- the LOC105160691 gene encoding late embryogenesis abundant protein At1g64065-like, with protein sequence MITVFVLVFLRVRTPKVRFGSLTVEALTLNSTTSTQPSLSMRLNTQVTVKNTNFGEFKFSESAISIVYRGNVVGSGVITGSGAGARSTKKLNVTVDVESKKDPLLGRDLNSGRVTVSSHATLEGRVHLFMIVKKKKTGTMNCTMDVDTRKRAVANFNCN encoded by the coding sequence ATGATAACAGTCTTTGTTCTAGTATTCCTGCGCGTAAGAACACCAAAAGTCCGGTTTGGATCCCTGACCGTCGAAGCGCTAACGTTAAATTCCACAACGTCGACTCAGCCGTCTCTCAGCATGAGGCTCAACACTCAAGTGACGGTAAAAAATACGAATTTCGGGGAATTCAAATTCTCTGAAAGCGCGATTTCAATAGTTTACCGGGGGAACGTAGTCGGCAGTGGCGTGATTACCGGGTCGGGTGCCGGAGCGCGGTCCACTAAGAAACTGAACGTGACGGTGGATGTGGAGTCGAAGAAGGATCCGTTGCTGGGCAGAGACCTGAATTCGGGTAGGGTCACGGTGTCCAGCCATGCAACGTTGGAAGGAAGGGTTCATCTGTTTATGATTgttaaaaagaagaagacgGGAACCATGAATTGTACTATGGATGTGGATACGAGGAAGCGTGCCGTTGCCAACTTCAATtgcaattaa